A window of the Aeromicrobium phoceense genome harbors these coding sequences:
- a CDS encoding MFS transporter, whose amino-acid sequence MTSTPTEPTRARHVGLALLALALGGFAIGTTEFVTMGLLPDVAESIDRDIPTTGHIISAYALGVVVGAPLIVSLAARMPKRTLLLWLLAGLGLGNALTAVASGYVPVLLARFVAGLPHGAYFGVASLVAASLVPAGRRGRAVAMVMMGLSAATVAGVPASAWLGQALTWRAAYALVVVIAVVAAVLVLTFVPHLPGDPSATIRGELVALREPAVIAAFLTGVVGFGGIFAMYSYIAPIVTDVVDLPSSVIPVFLLVFGLGSVGGTLLAGRLADWDNVRQVIGGLGATVVVLLAFYELASFAPAALLCVFLVGALGSIVAIGLQIRLMAAAGDAQMLGAALNHASLNIANGLGAWLGGLVIAAGAGYAAPALVGVALAVAGLVAFLVGLRVAPVRTPVHA is encoded by the coding sequence GTGACCTCGACACCAACCGAACCGACGCGCGCCCGCCACGTCGGCCTGGCCCTGCTGGCCCTGGCCCTCGGTGGCTTCGCGATCGGCACCACCGAGTTCGTGACGATGGGCCTGCTGCCCGACGTCGCCGAGAGCATCGACCGCGACATCCCCACGACGGGTCACATCATCTCCGCGTACGCCCTCGGCGTCGTCGTGGGAGCGCCCCTGATCGTGTCGCTCGCCGCGCGGATGCCGAAGCGCACGCTGCTGCTGTGGCTGCTGGCCGGCCTGGGCCTGGGCAACGCCCTCACGGCCGTGGCGAGCGGATACGTCCCCGTCCTGCTCGCTCGCTTCGTCGCCGGGCTGCCGCACGGCGCCTACTTCGGCGTCGCGTCGCTCGTGGCCGCGTCCCTCGTCCCGGCCGGGCGCCGGGGTCGCGCCGTGGCCATGGTGATGATGGGCCTCTCGGCGGCCACGGTCGCCGGCGTCCCCGCCAGCGCGTGGCTCGGGCAGGCGCTCACGTGGCGCGCCGCCTACGCGCTGGTCGTGGTGATCGCCGTGGTCGCCGCGGTCCTCGTGCTCACCTTCGTCCCCCACCTCCCCGGCGACCCGTCGGCCACGATCCGCGGTGAGCTCGTGGCCCTGCGCGAGCCGGCGGTCATCGCTGCCTTCCTCACCGGCGTCGTCGGGTTCGGCGGCATCTTCGCGATGTACAGCTACATCGCGCCCATCGTCACCGACGTGGTCGACCTGCCGTCCTCGGTGATCCCGGTGTTCCTGCTGGTCTTCGGTCTCGGCTCCGTCGGCGGCACCCTGCTCGCCGGGCGTCTGGCCGACTGGGACAACGTCCGCCAGGTCATCGGTGGCCTGGGCGCCACGGTCGTCGTGCTGCTGGCCTTCTACGAGCTGGCCTCGTTCGCGCCCGCGGCCCTGCTGTGCGTGTTCCTCGTCGGGGCGCTCGGCAGCATCGTCGCGATCGGCCTGCAGATCCGGCTGATGGCCGCGGCCGGCGATGCCCAGATGCTCGGCGCCGCGCTCAACCACGCCAGCCTCAACATCGCGAACGGACTGGGTGCCTGGCTCGGCGGTCTCGTGATCGCCGCGGGCGCCGGCTACGCCGCTCCGGCGCTGGTGGGCGTCGCGCTCGCCGTCGCGGGACTCGTGGCGTTCCTCGTGGGGCTCAGGGTCGCGCCCGTGCGGACCCCCGTGCACGCCTGA
- a CDS encoding dihydrofolate reductase family protein, translating into MTRFVFNTAATLDGFLADTDHSLSWLFAVEGGTPDAPEHADPFTAFLASVGVTVLGSSTYEWLLRETGALEKPEAWPDAMSGKPAFLFTSRDLPVPAGADLTVVSGDVRDHLDAIGSRAGDLDVWLMGGGDLVGQFDDANALDEVQVSVAPATLGAGQPLLPRRLGPDRLRLTDVDRRGQFAHLTYAVARPT; encoded by the coding sequence GTGACCCGATTCGTCTTCAACACCGCCGCCACGCTCGACGGATTCCTGGCCGACACCGACCACAGCCTCAGCTGGCTCTTCGCCGTCGAGGGCGGCACCCCCGACGCCCCCGAGCACGCCGACCCGTTCACCGCGTTCCTCGCCTCGGTCGGCGTGACCGTCCTGGGCTCCTCGACGTACGAGTGGCTGCTGCGCGAGACCGGCGCGCTGGAGAAGCCCGAGGCCTGGCCCGACGCGATGTCGGGCAAGCCGGCCTTCCTGTTCACGTCGCGCGACCTGCCGGTGCCCGCCGGCGCCGACCTGACCGTCGTCTCGGGCGACGTCCGCGACCACCTCGACGCCATCGGCTCACGCGCGGGTGACCTCGACGTGTGGCTCATGGGCGGAGGTGACCTCGTGGGCCAGTTCGACGACGCGAACGCCCTCGACGAGGTGCAGGTGAGCGTCGCGCCGGCCACCCTCGGCGCGGGCCAGCCCCTCCTCCCCCGCCGGCTCGGGCCGGACCGCCTCCGGCTCACCGACGTCGACCGCCGCGGCCAGTTCGCCCACCTGACCTACGCGGTCGCGCGGCCCACCTGA